Proteins encoded together in one Penaeus vannamei isolate JL-2024 chromosome 9, ASM4276789v1, whole genome shotgun sequence window:
- the LOC113800904 gene encoding zinc finger protein 358 (The sequence of the model RefSeq protein was modified relative to this genomic sequence to represent the inferred CDS: added 143 bases not found in genome assembly) codes for MDPRQRYGSYDEVCERSTGRVRLCNWVRFVSYALHFTPQVNMVASRVRGSVVFEVVREVVPGERLVVFFLPDMSGEDTLLLPALTFLRSSLYRRTIDSIMAEAPLDLSRSLLTSPPSPPPSTHTPSVPLKRKAEDHPTPPRSPSPAPPPSPPFAYPLPNFPPTSTSFLPLRRPPGGLGGRELEPSALPHFPLNLKPPTSSSSSGEPPASPPRTPLALATPRSSSADGPLEAPVAASPPKRRERTMLPCSECGKAFDRPSLLKRHIRTHTGEKPHVCDVCGKGFSTSSSLNTHRRIHSGEKPHQCGVCGKRFTASSNLYYHKMTHVKEKPHKCSLCTRSFPTPGDLRSHMFVHNGQWPHKCSVCGKGFSKLTNLRNHALLHAEMKRTERQLSSLPATLASPPSTSGSDTPLTPPAAYSPPSYSTFAQSSLLNSDTPPSSSTSHTPPSCSDAPSSPATAPHGEPAPPLSAAHLASPPPSPSSPAPALASCPPSEGPIGSPPPAPPASAAQHPRKEDSPRLPEAPSAFAPLKATSSIASPPPSPLPLPPPPPSQPPASSHAKFSISYLRTSSISPSCSSSFPSPSTSSSSFTVQHLIQPSNRCEGESRIIVEEEKGKDSTAEEETGEARDLDRPKAEEEEEEEVILLSDEGETKDEVAMTKPVVAR; via the exons agGATCCGTGGTATTCGAGGTCGTACGGGAGGTCGTCCCGGGGGAGCGCCTGGTCGTCTTCTTCCTGCCGGACATGAGCGGAGAGGACACCCTCCTCCTGCCGGCGCTGACCTTCCTCCGCTCCTCGCTTTACCGACGCACGATCGACTCCATCATGGCGGAGGCTCCGCTcgacctctctcgctcgctgctcacctctcctccctcgccgcctccgTCGACCCACACGCCGTCGGTGCCGCTCAAACGGAAGGCTGAggaccaccccaccccaccccgctccccctccccggcccccccgccctccccgcccttcgCGTACCCTCTGCCAAACTTTCCTCCGACGTCCACGTCCTTCCTCCCGCTGCGGAGGCCCCCGGGGGGCCTGGGAGGCAGGGAGCTCGAGCCCTCCGCCTTACCTCATTTCCCGCTCAACCTCAAGCCCCccacctcctcgtcgtcgtcgggGGAGCCGCCGGCGTCTCCTCCCCGCACCCCCCTGGCCCTGGCCACGCCACGCTCGTCGTCGGCGGACGGCCCCCTGGAGGCGCCTGTGGCCGCGTCGCCGCCCAAGCGCCGCGAGCGGACGATGCTGCCGTGCTCGGAGTGCGGCAAGGCGTTCGACCGGCCGTCGCTGCTGAAGCGGCACATCCGGACGCACACGGGCGAGAAGCCCCACGTGTGCGACGTGTGCGGCAAGGGCTTCTCGACCAGCTCGTCCCTCAACACCCACCGCAGGATCCACAGCGGCGAGAAGCCCCACCAGTGCGGCGTGTGCGGCAAGCGGTTCACGGCCTCGTCCAACCTCTACTACCACAAGATGACCCACGTCAAGGAGAAGCCGCACAAGTGCTCGCTGTGCACGCGCTCCTTCCCGACGCCCGGCGACCTCCGCTCGCACATGTTCGTGCACAACGGCCAGTGGCCCCACAAGTGCTCCGTCTGCGGCAAGGGCTTCAGCAAGCTCACCAACCTGCGCAACCACGCGCTTCTGCATGCGG AAATGAAGCGCACGGAGCGGCAGCTGTCGTCCCTGCCGGCCACCCTGGCGTCGCCGCCCTCCACCAGCGGCTCGGACACTCCTCTCACTCCACCGGCGGCGTATTCCCCGCCCAGTTACTCCACCTTCGCCCAGTCCTCCTTGCTGAACAGCGACACGCCCCCGTCTTCATCCACCTCGCACACTCCGCCCAGCTGCTCCGACGCGCCCTCGTCCCCCGCCACCGCCCCCCACGGCGAGCCGGCTCCTCCGCTGTCCGCTGCCCACTTGGCGAGtcctccgccctcgccctccagccccgcgcccgccctcgcctcctgCCCCCCGTCGGAAGGGCCTATCGgctcgcccccgcccgcgccgcccgcctcGGCTGCCCAACACCCGCGCAAGGAGGATTCGCCGCGGCTGCCCGAGGCCCCGTCCGCGTTCGCGCCCCTGAAGGCGACGTCCTCCATcgcttctccgcctccttctcctcttccccttcctcctcctcctccatctcagccTCCAGCTTCATCTCACGCGAAATTCAGCATCAGTTATCTCCGCAcgtcctccatatctccctcctgctcctcttccttcccttctccgtccACCTCTTCGTCCTCGTTCACCGTGCAGCACCTCATCCAACCCTCAAACAGATGTGAAGGAGAGTCAAGAATAATCgtcgaagaggaaaagggaaaagactcAACAGCTGAAGAAGAAACGGGAGAAGCACGCGATCTAGACAGACCAaaagcggaggaagaagaggaggaggaagtgatactCCTCAGCGACGAAGGCGAGACGAAAGATGAAGTCGCGATGACCAAGCCCGTCGTCGCCAGGTAG